A window of the Nitrospirota bacterium genome harbors these coding sequences:
- a CDS encoding DUF1566 domain-containing protein: MQAGMSWPSPIEIQTGVIDETTKSKVQESYGKLPLFFIRNNGQIDEKVKFYEKGSGRTTFFTKDSVSILLTNTKQALSSRRNDTPDVGKDFSLYTTTETGKNTVIENSNVPLGVANEAKQSKTLPSLHMGDGQGEGDHSRTSEVVKLIFLDANKNPEIIAEDIQEGIVNYFIGNDPAKWRTNISTYSAVIYKEIYPGIDIKFYGNNRQMEYDIIVKPGSDPSSVRFAYEGIQDLKVADNGDLEIVLAEGSIIQKKPVIYQEIDGKRIAVDGRFVIARGDVTSILAVSQSHERSEGEANQSKILPSPSHSLSYNPSPLAGDGKGEGHSGSLSRQFAYSFEVDDYKKNHPLIIDPILSYSTYLGGSGEDEGWAVAVDGSGNAYVTGRISSTNFPVTSGAYNTTINGSYDVFVLRLNNTGSALVYSTFIGGSGDDWGWNIALDGSSNAYVTGMTSSTNFPATPGAYDTTFNGTYDVFVLKLNTTGSALTYATFIGGSSSDYAYGIAVDSAGTAYVTGVTYSTNFPATVGVYDMTFNGGNDVFVLKLNVMGSALGYSTFIGGSGDDRGGGIAVDGYGNAYITGMTSSTDFPATPGAYDTTFNGTYDVFVLKLNTTGSALTYATFIGGSGHDGPGAIEVDSYGNAYITGGTFSSDFPVTIGSYDTTFNGDADVFVLRLNATGSALVYSTFIGGNGYDWGADSVVDGSGNAYVTGLTSSTNFPVTSGAYNTTINGSYDVFVLRLNATGSTFTYSAFIGGSSDDRGFGIAVDGSGNAYVTGRTYSTNFPATPGAYDTTFNGTYDVFVVKFGELSHSISGTVTANGLGQPGVTMTLSGAASAVTITAADGTYSFSGLADGDYTITPTLGGYTFNPVNYPVIVVGADMTGIDFTAYQSGTFSVGDLAGNWNFHLLTSGDSPQWLGWAHADVNIDGAGNYAFSNYLNSGGDTSQSSTTGTMNIDSNGVVTLPGQPSYHAVMSLDTNTIVGTMNDGGGGYDLIIFQRSGSGFTQSDLAGDWYVHVLVSGDSPQLVGWAHWDTSIDGAGNCVGSNYLNIRGDTSQNSTSCTMNIDSSGMVTFVGSTSFHAVMSIDKNTIVGTMDDGGGGYDLFILQRRGSNIVQSDIAGNWSLHGLLSGDAPQRSGWVHGNFLIDPSGGYTASATFSYGTEEFAPGTFTIDTNGVATETGNPYLHGTVGLNKDLIIFTQWNGVDGYMLGVMTRRSAYSGNNNVIQLPRTGQTTCYDPSGTVISCAGTGQDGDIQAGIPWPDPRFIDNGDGTVTDGLTGLMWTQDGNAPGPSACSPGTTKTWQVALDYVACLNSNNFLGYSDWHLPNVNELESLINAGQSDSTAWLNTQGFINGQSYYYWSSTAYARYPIAAWKVGMWNGRTDADNKSSNGYVWPVRSEQSGVAQLWETGQTTCYNSVGSLVSCTGTGQDGEIRAGVSWPSPRFTVGTGTEADCVTDNLTGLMWVRSPDSVTRTWQQAIDYANGLILCGYDDWHLPDRKEMNSLTDFSRYNPALPLGYPFMNVQFSYWTSTSRVASSSNYAWNIDVWDGLMSAVHKSGDDYMWPVRSGQVGPSVHSIIGTVTENGAGLGGVTVTLSSDASANVITDANGNYSINGLTDGNYTITPALGGYTFNPVNIPLTVAGTDVTGIDFTAVRTDSDNDGMPDDWETSHGLNPNDPSDATQDSDKDGLTNLREWQLGTDPHNRDTDGDGMPDGWEAAHNLDPSDDGTINPVNGPAGDPDGDGVDNISEYKYNQNPRQVNLVEVAVDPETAAVSIGGSNSFEVMVRNSRLFPDTLSITVEGLDPSWYTLSDTEIMLLAGEERRILLSIHLPEDCEMPLLGYPFVVRATPLIGIGVTDSAILKVVRDPIISDITPGVDDMLSSNQMSVQWLTDSPGTTEVFYRTGSEAGFTQADGAFGTGHQASIDSLAWYSSYDWYVHTQSACGESQSGMRSVFISAGIVFDDAPYVFNIERDYEQPAYITVRNIDTAAHDLLLTILNPSPDLIAGFRGDGSIDQVISLPAGEVRTVEVAFHAQDARASQYSMQFKVITDPESPRPVVAYAPVTVYVRQPVFNLQITEVSTDPSTLTAAYRVTNLGDPVTDLVVTTDDLSRPHILMQPAINHGELRSGEFVDIVLMADKDLSGLLLARTGMGETSYPITIGCGEGKTVYLAPVPPQTLCLNIRDAYCQNVPNFTLAFNTPQGLTQDNIDRAGLYASFYARNPGYSLSPYDTFFSLNEKPVMSLLNQVPVGEKGALFPPDILNYAQSGIARNSVRVATQHMNGGHYRANSDFTVAMDVVSLTVPVCAGSEAEAATLVQQRIAPLSCSRDLTALPECPTVSSVRTLDPGTGQVKTRFNPGETVRVEVSLFNPSLLATGSSLVVRYDDDLWDAVPAVETGVSEAFIGTGVHIFHIDITPDHEPVSGSYWIEVETSNGESCLATTGFATHIDMVTDIDGDGIRDTMDNCPSDPNPYQTNTDGDSMGDACDPDDDNDGISDADEIAAGSNPLNAGSIPEVCDGVDNDLDGLIDEGLLSTYYRDADGDTYGNASETIQACTLPAGYSENSTDCNDAIASINPGAAELCNNVDDNCNGQVDEGVLNTYYRDADGDAYGNASEVIQACTLPAGYSVNGADCNDAIASINPGAAEICNNVDDNCNGQTDEGVLSTYYRDADGDAYGNASEVIQACTLPAGYSENSTDCNDGNASINPGAAEICNAVDDNCSGQVDEGVKNTYYRDADGDTYGSATLTTQACTQPSGYVSNSTDCNDNNASIKPGAAEADNGVDDNCNGQVDEGIVKKATAPDITVSPVTLPFGSVNVDSASERTVSVINDGDAGLTITSITNPSSSFSKVSDNCSGKTLSPSSGCTVTIRFSPGFAGAFNSSFNIPSNDPDENPVTVSLTGTGASVGSPDIDVSSVDLSFPNILSGMTADQEIMISNKGNSPLTISGITVPSGPYSIIAEEDNCSNQTLAPNQSCNMKVRFAPMGSGTFNSSLNIQSNDPDENPMTVALGGSATPNNNKLPTKPNLAKPENGSSGIATTYTLKWEKCSDTDGDHITYRLFIGQDPGFAGIDPIIVSDTSGNNRTARAAGFSAGLIGLLGIIAFGGMSRDKKRIGLFIVAVIFAGGLIFTSCGSGTDKTGSNNVDEKNYMTYTVTNLKPNTTYYWKVVADDGKGGMTESDDYSFRTGE, encoded by the coding sequence ATGCAGGCTGGTATGTCCTGGCCCAGTCCAATAGAGATACAAACTGGAGTTATAGATGAAACTACAAAGTCAAAGGTTCAAGAGTCCTACGGCAAGCTACCCCTTTTCTTCATTCGAAATAATGGTCAGATTGATGAAAAGGTCAAGTTCTATGAGAAGGGGAGTGGCAGAACTACATTCTTTACAAAAGACAGCGTTTCCATATTATTAACGAACACGAAACAGGCACTAAGCAGCAGGCGGAATGATACCCCCGATGTAGGCAAAGACTTTAGTTTGTATACTACGACAGAGACAGGCAAGAATACTGTCATCGAGAATTCCAATGTTCCACTTGGCGTTGCAAACGAAGCAAAGCAATCTAAAACATTGCCGTCTCTCCACATGGGAGATGGCCAGGGTGAGGGTGATCACAGCCGCACCTCCGAAGTTGTCAAACTCATTTTTCTCGACGCTAACAAGAATCCGGAAATCATTGCAGAGGATATTCAGGAAGGCATAGTCAACTACTTCATCGGAAACGACCCTGCAAAATGGCGCACCAACATATCCACCTACAGTGCTGTAATCTATAAAGAGATTTATCCCGGTATTGATATCAAATTTTACGGTAACAACCGGCAGATGGAATACGACATCATCGTCAAGCCTGGCTCAGACCCATCCAGTGTGAGATTTGCCTATGAGGGGATACAAGATCTTAAGGTAGCAGATAATGGGGACCTCGAAATAGTCCTAGCGGAAGGAAGTATCATCCAGAAGAAGCCAGTCATCTATCAGGAGATAGACGGAAAGCGGATTGCGGTGGATGGAAGGTTTGTCATTGCAAGAGGGGACGTTACATCAATACTTGCGGTGAGCCAAAGCCATGAGCGAAGCGAAGGTGAAGCAAATCAATCCAAGATATTACCCTCCCCATCGCACTCTTTATCATATAACCCCTCTCCCCTTGCGGGAGATGGCAAGGGTGAGGGGCACTCAGGAAGCCTCTCCCGACAATTTGCCTACAGCTTTGAGGTGGATGACTATAAAAAAAACCATCCCCTCATTATTGACCCAATCCTCTCCTATTCCACATACTTGGGAGGGAGTGGCGAAGATGAAGGTTGGGCGGTTGCAGTGGATGGTTCTGGGAATGCCTATGTCACGGGGAGGATATCTTCGACCAATTTCCCCGTCACCTCAGGGGCGTATAATACAACAATCAATGGGAGTTATGATGTGTTTGTTTTAAGACTCAATAACACAGGTTCAGCCCTCGTTTACTCCACTTTCATTGGGGGTAGTGGAGATGATTGGGGCTGGAACATTGCGCTGGATGGCTCAAGCAATGCTTATGTAACGGGGATGACATCCTCAACCAATTTCCCCGCTACCCCTGGGGCGTATGACACGACATTCAATGGGACTTATGATGTCTTTGTGTTAAAGCTTAATACCACGGGCTCGGCCCTCACCTACGCCACCTTTATTGGTGGAAGTAGCAGTGACTATGCCTATGGCATTGCGGTAGATAGCGCTGGGACTGCCTATGTCACGGGGGTGACATATTCAACCAACTTCCCTGCCACAGTCGGCGTGTATGACATGACATTCAATGGGGGTAATGATGTATTTGTGTTAAAGCTCAATGTCATGGGATCAGCCCTTGGCTATTCTACCTTCATCGGGGGGAGTGGTGACGATAGAGGAGGTGGCATTGCGGTAGATGGCTATGGGAATGCCTATATCACTGGGATGACATCCTCAACCGATTTTCCGGCCACCCCTGGGGCGTATGACACGACATTCAATGGGACTTATGATGTCTTTGTGTTAAAGCTTAATACCACGGGCTCGGCCCTCACCTACGCCACCTTTATTGGTGGAAGTGGTCATGATGGGCCTGGAGCTATCGAGGTAGATAGCTATGGGAATGCTTATATCACCGGGGGTACATTCTCATCCGATTTCCCCGTTACCATCGGGTCTTATGATACGACATTCAACGGGGATGCGGATGTCTTTGTGCTAAGACTCAACGCCACAGGTTCAGCCCTCGTTTACTCCACCTTTATTGGGGGGAATGGCTATGATTGGGGTGCTGACAGTGTAGTGGATGGCTCAGGTAATGCTTATGTCACGGGGTTGACTTCCTCAACCAATTTCCCCGTCACCTCAGGGGCGTATAATACAACAATCAATGGGAGTTATGATGTCTTTGTGTTGAGGCTCAATGCCACGGGTTCGACCTTTACCTACTCCGCATTCATCGGGGGGAGTAGCGATGATAGGGGGTTTGGTATAGCGGTGGATGGCTCAGGTAATGCTTATGTCACGGGGAGGACGTATTCGACTAATTTCCCCGCTACCCCTGGGGCGTATGACACGACATTCAATGGGACTTATGATGTCTTTGTGGTGAAATTTGGAGAATTATCGCATTCTATTTCAGGAACAGTAACAGCAAATGGCTTGGGCCAACCCGGAGTGACCATGACCCTCAGCGGCGCTGCCTCCGCCGTGACGATCACAGCGGCCGATGGGACCTACAGTTTCTCCGGCCTTGCCGATGGAGACTATACGATCACGCCCACTTTGGGCGGATACACCTTTAACCCTGTCAATTATCCTGTAATAGTTGTCGGAGCGGATATGACCGGGATAGACTTTACGGCCTACCAGTCCGGGACCTTTTCAGTAGGTGATCTCGCAGGCAACTGGAACTTTCATCTGCTCACATCAGGGGACAGTCCTCAGTGGCTTGGGTGGGCACATGCTGATGTAAACATTGACGGAGCTGGAAACTATGCCTTCTCTAATTACTTGAATAGCGGTGGTGATACCAGTCAGAGTTCAACTACAGGGACAATGAATATTGATAGTAACGGAGTAGTAACCTTACCAGGACAGCCATCATATCATGCTGTGATGTCCTTAGACACCAATACAATTGTAGGCACAATGAATGACGGGGGCGGGGGATATGACCTTATAATTTTTCAGAGAAGCGGAAGCGGCTTTACCCAGAGTGACCTCGCCGGTGACTGGTATGTACACGTATTAGTATCTGGTGACAGCCCGCAATTAGTTGGATGGGCACACTGGGATACGAGTATTGATGGAGCTGGCAATTGTGTGGGGTCTAATTATCTGAACATCAGAGGTGATACAAGTCAAAATTCAACATCATGTACTATGAATATTGACAGCAGCGGGATGGTGACTTTCGTTGGCTCAACATCATTTCATGCCGTGATGTCCATAGACAAAAATACGATTGTCGGGACTATGGATGACGGCGGTGGAGGGTATGATCTCTTCATATTGCAGAGGAGGGGAAGTAATATTGTCCAGAGCGACATTGCAGGCAATTGGAGTTTGCACGGCCTGCTTTCCGGTGATGCCCCGCAGAGAAGCGGATGGGTTCATGGGAATTTCTTAATTGATCCTTCTGGAGGTTATACCGCATCGGCGACGTTTAGCTATGGAACAGAAGAGTTTGCTCCCGGTACTTTCACTATAGATACAAATGGAGTAGCAACTGAGACAGGTAATCCTTACTTACATGGAACAGTAGGACTCAATAAGGATCTTATTATCTTTACTCAATGGAACGGAGTTGATGGTTATATGCTCGGGGTCATGACGAGAAGATCTGCTTACTCTGGAAATAATAACGTCATTCAACTTCCCCGAACCGGACAGACAACATGTTATGACCCAAGCGGGACGGTTATTTCCTGTGCAGGAACAGGGCAGGATGGAGACATACAGGCAGGTATTCCCTGGCCTGATCCACGATTTATAGACAACGGTGATGGCACAGTTACTGATGGACTGACTGGCCTGATGTGGACACAGGATGGCAATGCACCAGGGCCATCTGCATGTTCTCCTGGCACCACAAAGACATGGCAGGTTGCTCTGGATTATGTGGCATGTCTGAATTCCAACAATTTCCTCGGCTACTCTGACTGGCATCTACCCAATGTCAATGAGCTTGAGAGCCTGATCAATGCAGGACAAAGCGATTCGACTGCTTGGCTGAACACGCAGGGATTCATCAATGGGCAATCTTACTACTACTGGTCGTCTACAGCATACGCCAGATACCCGATTGCAGCGTGGAAAGTCGGTATGTGGAATGGCCGTACGGACGCTGACAATAAGTCCAGCAACGGCTACGTGTGGCCAGTTCGTTCCGAACAGTCCGGGGTGGCACAACTTTGGGAGACAGGGCAGACGACTTGTTATAATAGCGTCGGAAGTTTAGTTTCCTGCACAGGGACAGGACAGGACGGGGAGATCCGAGCGGGTGTGTCATGGCCAAGTCCGAGGTTCACTGTTGGCACAGGAACAGAGGCCGATTGTGTCACAGACAATCTGACTGGTCTTATGTGGGTAAGGTCACCAGACAGTGTTACAAGAACATGGCAGCAGGCAATAGATTACGCCAATGGCCTGATTCTATGTGGTTATGATGACTGGCACCTTCCAGATCGAAAAGAAATGAATAGCCTTACTGATTTTTCACGATATAATCCGGCTTTGCCGTTAGGATACCCATTTATGAATGTGCAGTTTTCTTACTGGACGTCTACTTCACGAGTTGCCAGCAGCTCGAACTACGCGTGGAACATCGATGTGTGGGATGGCTTAATGAGCGCTGTCCATAAGTCCGGCGACGACTACATGTGGCCAGTACGTTCCGGACAGGTTGGCCCTTCGGTTCATTCAATCATTGGAACCGTGACTGAGAATGGCGCGGGATTAGGCGGGGTAACTGTGACGCTGAGCAGTGATGCCTCTGCCAATGTCATCACCGATGCCAATGGTAACTACAGTATCAACGGCCTTACCGATGGAAACTATACGATAACACCTGCTTTAGGCGGATATACCTTTAACCCTGTCAACATTCCTTTAACAGTAGCCGGAACGGATGTGACCGGGATAGACTTTACGGCTGTGCGTACCGACTCTGACAACGACGGCATGCCTGATGACTGGGAAACATCACACGGCTTGAATCCCAATGACCCGTCTGATGCGACTCAGGATTCTGATAAGGATGGCTTGACCAACCTGCGCGAGTGGCAGTTGGGTACAGACCCTCATAACCGTGATACGGATGGAGATGGCATGCCTGATGGATGGGAGGCGGCCCACAACCTTGATCCTTCTGATGACGGGACTATTAACCCTGTCAACGGCCCGGCTGGCGATCCGGACGGTGATGGTGTGGATAATATTTCGGAGTATAAATATAACCAGAATCCACGTCAGGTAAACCTTGTTGAGGTTGCAGTGGATCCGGAAACGGCTGCTGTCTCCATCGGCGGGAGCAATTCTTTCGAGGTGATGGTGCGCAATTCCCGCCTTTTCCCGGATACGTTATCCATTACCGTAGAAGGACTGGATCCATCCTGGTACACCCTTTCTGACACGGAGATAATGCTTCTTGCAGGTGAGGAACGACGGATATTGCTATCCATACATCTGCCAGAGGATTGTGAAATGCCTCTTCTTGGCTATCCGTTTGTTGTAAGGGCTACGCCTCTCATCGGTATCGGGGTTACAGACAGCGCCATTCTTAAAGTAGTCAGAGACCCCATAATTTCAGATATAACCCCCGGTGTTGATGATATGCTTTCATCAAATCAGATGAGTGTCCAGTGGCTGACAGATTCCCCCGGTACTACCGAGGTATTCTACCGCACCGGATCAGAGGCAGGCTTCACACAGGCTGACGGTGCCTTCGGCACAGGACATCAGGCGAGCATTGACAGCCTGGCCTGGTACAGCAGTTATGACTGGTATGTCCATACACAGTCTGCCTGCGGTGAGTCACAATCCGGAATGCGCTCTGTATTTATCTCAGCAGGTATTGTCTTTGATGATGCGCCTTATGTATTTAACATAGAGCGGGATTATGAACAGCCTGCATATATCACGGTGCGAAACATAGACACAGCGGCACATGACCTGCTGCTGACTATACTTAATCCCTCACCTGACCTTATTGCAGGCTTTCGTGGTGATGGGAGTATAGATCAGGTGATATCGCTCCCCGCAGGTGAGGTAAGGACCGTTGAGGTGGCCTTCCACGCACAGGATGCAAGGGCCTCTCAATACTCCATGCAATTTAAGGTCATTACTGACCCTGAATCCCCCCGTCCTGTTGTGGCCTATGCCCCAGTGACGGTATATGTGCGCCAGCCGGTGTTTAATCTCCAGATCACAGAGGTTTCAACGGATCCTTCGACATTAACGGCTGCTTACAGGGTCACAAACCTTGGAGACCCTGTTACAGACCTCGTGGTGACGACTGATGATTTGAGCCGTCCGCATATCCTGATGCAGCCTGCGATTAACCATGGAGAGCTGCGTTCAGGAGAATTTGTGGATATTGTATTGATGGCAGATAAGGATCTTTCAGGTCTGCTGCTGGCAAGGACAGGCATGGGAGAGACAAGTTATCCGATCACGATCGGGTGCGGGGAAGGAAAGACTGTCTACCTTGCTCCTGTTCCGCCGCAGACTCTGTGCCTGAATATCAGGGATGCCTATTGTCAGAACGTACCTAACTTTACACTGGCATTTAATACGCCACAGGGATTGACGCAGGATAATATAGACAGGGCCGGCCTCTATGCGAGTTTTTATGCAAGGAATCCAGGCTATAGCCTCAGTCCTTATGATACATTCTTTTCTTTGAATGAGAAGCCTGTAATGAGCCTTTTAAACCAGGTGCCAGTCGGAGAAAAGGGGGCATTGTTCCCTCCGGATATCCTCAACTATGCCCAGAGCGGCATTGCCCGAAACTCTGTCAGAGTGGCTACTCAACATATGAATGGCGGGCATTACCGTGCGAACTCGGACTTTACAGTGGCGATGGATGTAGTGTCACTTACAGTGCCTGTCTGTGCCGGATCAGAGGCAGAGGCAGCGACGCTGGTTCAACAACGGATAGCCCCTCTCTCCTGCAGCAGGGACCTTACAGCCCTTCCAGAGTGCCCGACGGTGAGCTCAGTACGCACGCTTGATCCTGGAACCGGTCAGGTAAAGACACGGTTTAATCCTGGAGAGACGGTGCGGGTGGAGGTGTCCCTGTTCAACCCGAGCCTCCTTGCCACAGGTAGCAGCCTTGTTGTCCGGTATGATGATGATCTCTGGGATGCGGTGCCAGCGGTTGAAACCGGGGTGTCAGAAGCCTTTATCGGAACCGGTGTGCATATATTCCATATTGATATTACGCCAGATCATGAGCCTGTATCGGGCAGCTACTGGATAGAGGTGGAGACATCGAATGGTGAATCATGCCTCGCGACTACAGGTTTTGCCACGCATATAGATATGGTCACTGATATTGATGGTGATGGCATCAGGGATACCATGGATAACTGTCCTTCTGATCCAAACCCCTATCAGACCAATACGGATGGGGATAGTATGGGTGATGCCTGTGACCCTGATGACGACAATGACGGGATTAGTGACGCAGATGAGATTGCAGCAGGCAGTAATCCCCTGAATGCAGGAAGTATCCCGGAGGTCTGCGACGGAGTGGACAATGATTTAGATGGATTGATAGACGAAGGGTTATTGAGCACCTACTACCGTGATGCAGATGGAGACACTTACGGCAATGCCTCGGAAACAATTCAGGCATGTACACTGCCAGCGGGCTATTCCGAGAACAGCACGGACTGCAATGACGCCATCGCCTCGATCAACCCTGGGGCTGCGGAGCTCTGTAATAATGTGGACGACAACTGTAACGGCCAGGTAGACGAGGGTGTGCTGAACACCTATTATCGTGATGCGGATGGAGATGCCTACGGCAATGCCTCTGAGGTTATTCAGGCATGTACACTGCCGGCGGGCTATTCTGTAAACGGCGCTGACTGTAATGACGCCATCGCCTCGATCAACCCTGGGGCTGCGGAGATCTGTAATAATGTGGACGACAACTGTAACGGCCAGACAGACGAGGGTGTACTGAGCACCTATTATCGTGATGCGGATGGAGATGCCTATGGAAATGCCTCTGAGGTTATTCAGGCATGTACATTGCCGGCGGGCTATTCCGAGAACAGCACGGACTGCAATGACGGCAACGCATCTATCAATCCTGGAGCTGCGGAGATCTGTAATGCTGTAGACGACAACTGTAGCGGTCAGGTAGACGAAGGTGTAAAAAACACCTACTACCGTGATGCAGATGGAGATACCTACGGTAGTGCAACGCTTACTACCCAGGCATGTACACAGCCCTCTGGTTATGTCTCTAACAGCACAGACTGCAATGATAACAATGCCTCAATCAAGCCCGGTGCAGCAGAGGCAGACAACGGTGTGGATGATAACTGTAACGGACAGGTGGATGAGGGTATTGTCAAAAAGGCAACTGCCCCTGATATAACCGTCAGCCCTGTAACGCTGCCGTTTGGCAGTGTAAATGTTGATTCCGCTTCAGAGAGGACGGTATCTGTAATAAATGATGGTGATGCTGGCCTTACCATTACGTCCATCACAAATCCGTCTTCATCATTCAGCAAGGTATCAGACAACTGCTCAGGCAAGACACTGTCTCCATCCTCAGGCTGTACAGTAACCATCAGGTTCTCACCTGGATTTGCCGGGGCATTCAACAGCAGCTTCAATATCCCGTCGAACGATCCGGATGAAAACCCTGTGACAGTATCTCTAACAGGTACAGGTGCCAGCGTTGGAAGTCCTGATATAGATGTCTCGTCAGTTGATCTTAGTTTTCCTAATATATTAAGCGGGATGACTGCTGATCAGGAGATAATGATAAGCAATAAGGGTAACAGCCCTCTTACGATATCGGGCATTACCGTACCATCCGGGCCATATAGCATAATTGCAGAGGAGGACAACTGTTCTAATCAGACCCTTGCACCAAATCAGTCGTGTAATATGAAGGTAAGGTTTGCTCCAATGGGATCAGGGACATTTAACTCAAGCCTTAATATCCAGTCGAACGACCCTGATGAGAACCCTATGACTGTAGCCCTTGGCGGTTCTGCAACACCAAACAATAATAAGCTGCCGACAAAGCCGAATCTTGCCAAACCTGAAAACGGTAGCAGCGGTATAGCCACGACATATACCCTGAAATGGGAGAAGTGTTCGGATACGGATGGAGACCACATTACCTACAGGCTCTTCATTGGCCAGGACCCGGGTTTTGCAGGAATAGATCCAATAATAGTGTCTGACACTTCAGGGAACAACCGTACTGCGAGGGCGGCGGGATTTTCAGCCGGTCTGATAGGGCTGCTGGGGATAATAGCCTTTGGAGGAATGTCAAGGGATAAGAAGAGGATAGGGCTTTTCATTGTGGCAGTAATATTTGCAGGAGGTTTGATCTTTACGTCATGTGGCAGTGGAACAGATAAGACCGGCAGCAATAACGTTGACGAAAAAAATTATATGACCTATACAGTAACCAATCTAAAGCCCAACACGACGTATTACTGGAAGGTAGTGGCAGATGATGGCAAGGGAGGTATGACGGAGAGTGATGATTATAGCTTCAGGACAGGGGAATAG